In a genomic window of Tissierella sp. Yu-01:
- a CDS encoding cyclodeaminase/cyclohydrolase family protein translates to MLVEKNLIEFIDEVKSSNPTPGGGSVSALVGGIGGALTNMVGNLTIGNKVYDQVPENVKEKMEANFKEIENSVEKLVKIIDEDSTAFDGVMKAFKLPKNTDEEKKARSQAIQEGYKEALEVPLRCAKECLNLLELQEVFATHGNVNAITDVGVGTLLAYSGLEGALFNVTINLKSIKDETFRKEIEDTVNTLLTKGKATKEELLKVVYERLG, encoded by the coding sequence ATGTTAGTAGAAAAGAATTTAATTGAGTTTATTGATGAAGTTAAGAGTAGCAATCCAACTCCAGGAGGAGGTAGTGTATCTGCCTTGGTAGGAGGAATTGGTGGCGCACTAACAAACATGGTGGGTAATCTTACTATAGGTAATAAGGTCTATGACCAAGTTCCTGAAAATGTTAAGGAGAAGATGGAAGCTAACTTTAAGGAGATTGAGAACTCAGTAGAGAAGCTTGTTAAAATAATTGATGAGGACTCAACTGCATTTGATGGTGTTATGAAAGCTTTTAAATTACCAAAGAACACAGATGAAGAAAAGAAAGCTAGATCACAAGCAATACAAGAAGGTTATAAAGAAGCATTGGAAGTTCCGTTGAGATGTGCAAAAGAATGTCTTAATTTACTAGAGTTACAAGAAGTATTTGCGACACATGGTAATGTAAATGCAATCACAGATGTAGGTGTAGGAACTCTATTAGCATACTCTGGACTTGAGGGTGCACTATTTAATGTAACAATTAATTTGAAGAGTATTAAGGATGAAACATTCAGAAAAGAAATTGAAGATACTGTAAATACACTTTTAACTAAAGGAAAGGCAACAAAAGAAGAATTACTAAAAGTTGTATATGAAAGATTAGGTTAG
- a CDS encoding ParB/RepB/Spo0J family partition protein: MSSTKKRGLGKGLSALIADKAAVDTLLSNENPDVIIEKLNIDLITPKEDQPRQYFDDNALKELAESIKENGVIQPIIVRKVDESYQIVAGERRWRASKSAGLKEIPAIIRSFDEEEAAKISLIENVQRENLNPIEEAIAYKKLMDDYSLTHEELGQAVGKSRAYVSNSMRLLNLDEKVVEYIKDGKLTSGHGKVLLGIKDSDEQLDTAERIINLNLNVRDTEAEVKKTKKKSKIKTKRKSNKDPYLIDLEDNLMRSLGTKVNLLIGNKKGKIEIEYYGEDDLERLIDLLTR, encoded by the coding sequence ATGAGTAGCACTAAGAAAAGAGGGTTAGGTAAAGGTTTATCTGCACTTATTGCCGATAAAGCAGCTGTAGATACACTACTTAGTAATGAAAATCCTGATGTTATAATTGAGAAACTAAATATAGATTTAATAACTCCAAAAGAAGATCAGCCAAGGCAATATTTTGATGATAATGCACTAAAAGAGCTGGCGGAATCTATTAAGGAAAATGGTGTAATACAACCTATAATAGTAAGAAAAGTTGATGAAAGTTATCAAATTGTTGCTGGTGAAAGACGATGGAGAGCTTCTAAAAGTGCTGGTTTAAAAGAGATACCTGCTATAATAAGAAGTTTCGATGAAGAGGAAGCTGCGAAAATTTCTTTAATCGAAAATGTACAAAGAGAAAACTTAAATCCAATCGAAGAAGCCATAGCTTATAAAAAGTTAATGGATGATTATAGTCTAACTCATGAGGAACTAGGACAGGCAGTAGGTAAAAGTAGAGCTTATGTATCTAATAGTATGAGACTTTTAAACCTGGACGAAAAGGTAGTTGAATATATTAAAGATGGTAAATTAACCAGTGGTCATGGGAAGGTTCTTCTTGGTATAAAAGATAGTGATGAACAATTGGATACTGCTGAAAGAATAATCAATTTAAACCTAAATGTAAGAGATACTGAAGCTGAAGTGAAGAAGACAAAGAAAAAATCTAAAATCAAAACGAAAAGAAAAAGCAATAAAGATCCATATCTTATAGACTTAGAAGATAATCTGATGAGGTCTTTAGGCACCAAAGTTAATCTATTAATTGGAAATAAAAAAGGGAAGATTGAAATAGAATATTATGGAGAAGATGACTTAGAAAGGCTCATTGACTTGCTTACAAGATAA
- a CDS encoding PhzF family phenazine biosynthesis protein, with product MEVNIFQVDAFSSKPFGGNPAIVVPNAKRIKEQDMQKIANEMNVSETAFVHQLDDDIFRVKFFTPVCEIDLCGHATIATFYTMANKGYIKPIYNGTKIATLVTNVGKLPVELHYKNGQVEYILMQQNQIKSCGLDMNIDDILDIMNLRDEHIGINDEFYAPEIISTGLQDLIIPIREKYKLDNINVDFCSLSAACRKLNITRVHVFNLPKRNSDVVYARNFAPLVGIDEEPATGTASGALIYYLKKNDLISSNMITSLQGDSLKRPSKIYCFIEEDGDDYKVKVGGNANIVMEGILKY from the coding sequence GTGGAAGTTAATATTTTTCAAGTTGATGCTTTTAGTTCAAAACCTTTTGGAGGGAATCCAGCAATAGTAGTTCCAAATGCCAAAAGAATAAAGGAACAAGATATGCAAAAGATTGCAAATGAAATGAATGTATCTGAAACTGCATTTGTTCATCAACTAGATGATGATATTTTTAGAGTTAAGTTTTTTACTCCAGTTTGTGAGATTGATTTGTGTGGTCATGCAACCATAGCAACTTTTTATACCATGGCTAATAAAGGTTATATAAAACCTATATATAATGGTACAAAGATAGCAACTTTAGTTACTAATGTAGGTAAATTACCGGTTGAGCTACATTATAAAAATGGTCAGGTTGAATATATTTTAATGCAACAAAACCAAATTAAGTCCTGTGGATTAGATATGAATATCGATGATATTTTAGATATAATGAATTTAAGAGATGAACATATTGGAATAAATGATGAGTTTTATGCACCAGAAATAATTTCGACAGGATTACAGGATTTAATTATACCGATTAGGGAAAAATATAAATTAGACAATATTAATGTAGATTTTTGTTCTCTTTCTGCTGCATGTAGGAAGTTAAATATAACTAGGGTGCATGTTTTCAATTTACCAAAAAGGAATTCAGACGTTGTTTATGCTAGAAACTTTGCACCACTTGTTGGAATAGATGAGGAACCTGCAACTGGCACTGCAAGTGGTGCTTTAATATATTATTTAAAGAAAAATGATTTGATATCTTCAAATATGATAACATCCTTACAAGGTGATTCACTTAAAAGACCAAGTAAGATATACTGCTTTATAGAAGAGGATGGAGATGATTACAAGGTTAAAGTAGGGGGAAATGCTAATATAGTTATGGAAGGGATTCTAAAATATTAA
- a CDS encoding AAA family ATPase has translation MGKVIAVFNQKGGVGKTTTTINLSAGLGKLNKKVLLVDIDPQGNSTSGLGIEKNEVEVMIYDILASNLPIEKGIYNTSAENVDILPSNNQLAGLEIEFARTDNWERNLRDSLNSIRDNYDFILIDCPPSLGILSVLGLIAADSVIIPIQCEYYALEGVSQLFETIELVRKNHNPNLEIEGVVLSMFDGRTNLSIQVVDEVKNFFKGKVYVNIIPRNVRLAEAPSYGLSIIDYDDKSKGAEAYMELAEEFLDLQD, from the coding sequence GTGGGAAAGGTTATAGCGGTTTTTAATCAAAAAGGTGGTGTCGGTAAGACAACCACAACTATAAATCTATCAGCAGGGTTAGGGAAGTTGAACAAAAAGGTTCTATTGGTAGATATTGACCCACAAGGAAATTCTACTAGTGGATTAGGAATTGAAAAGAATGAGGTTGAAGTAATGATCTACGACATTCTAGCATCTAATCTCCCTATAGAAAAAGGTATATATAATACATCAGCTGAGAATGTGGACATACTCCCATCTAATAATCAGCTTGCTGGATTGGAGATAGAGTTCGCTCGTACGGACAATTGGGAGAGAAATCTAAGAGATAGTCTCAATAGTATAAGGGATAATTATGACTTTATTTTAATTGATTGTCCACCATCCTTAGGTATTTTAAGTGTACTGGGTCTTATTGCTGCTGATAGTGTTATCATTCCTATTCAATGTGAATATTACGCATTAGAAGGTGTAAGTCAACTGTTCGAGACCATTGAATTAGTGAGGAAGAATCATAATCCAAATCTTGAAATTGAAGGTGTAGTGCTCAGTATGTTTGATGGGAGGACAAATTTATCTATTCAAGTAGTAGATGAGGTGAAAAATTTCTTCAAGGGTAAAGTATATGTAAATATTATTCCTAGGAATGTTAGATTGGCTGAAGCTCCATCATATGGACTTTCAATTATTGATTATGATGATAAATCTAAGGGCGCAGAAGCATATATGGAATTAGCTGAAGAATTCCTAGATTTACAGGACTAA